A genomic segment from Malus domestica chromosome 05, GDT2T_hap1 encodes:
- the LOC103407439 gene encoding scarecrow-like protein 1 isoform X1, whose protein sequence is MSLVRPSELSTSYRNPNFYSLKGSNDSSSLSTQIFGSDKHKVVYSDDPYSTESYEKYFLDSPMEEDTHPSNSGVSGSSTNPQGASSYQLTAGSVSSLNTQNPFSTSLMSNFESDYLESQSPDADSFDEDKMRLKLKELERALLDDNADEDDGEINCSSQSMEVDELFHDSPKESSSSDSNASSISSNKEISQVSPRTPKQLLFECAGALSEGNVEEASTMINELRQMVSIQGDPTQRIAAYMVEGLAARVASSGKFLYKSLKCKEPPSSYLLAAMQILFEVCPCFKFGFMAANGAIIEACKDEKRVHIIDFDINQGNQYITLIQTLSSLPGKPPHLKLTGVDDPETVQRHVGGLKIIGQRLEKLAEALKVPFEFHAVASRTSIVNTSMLGCRPGEALVVNFAFQLHHMPDESVSTVNQRDQLLRMVKSLRPKLVTVVEQDMNTNTTPFLPRFVEAYNYYSAVFDSLDAALPRESQDRMNVERQCLARDIVNIVACEGEERIERYEVAGKWRARMTMAGFTSCPMSTSVTDSIRDLSRRYSERYKVKEEAGALHFGWEEKNLIVASAWR, encoded by the coding sequence ATGTCTTTAGTTCGGCCATCAGAGCTCTCCACATCGTACAGAAATCCTAATTTCTACTCTCTAAAGGGCAGCAATGATAGTTCCAGCTTGTCAACTCAAATATTTGGCTCTGATAAGCACAAGGTGGTGTATTCGGATGATCCTTACAGCACTGAGAGTTACGAGAAGTACTTCCTTGACTCCCCAATGGAAGAAGATACACATCCATCCAACTCAGGCGTTTCTGGGAGTTCGACTAACCCACAAGGTGCCTCATCTTACCAGCTAACAGCTGGATCGGTTTCCTCCTTGAATACTCAAAATCCATTTAGCACTTCTTTAATGTCCAATTTTGAATCAGATTACTTAGAGAGTCAAAGCCCCGATGCGGATAGCTTTGATGAAGATAAAATGAGATTGAAGCTTAAAGAATTGGAGAGAGCACTCCTTGATGACAACGCAGATGAAGACGATGGGGAGATAAATTGCAGTAGTCAAAGCATGGAAGTGGATGAATTGTTCCATGACTCACCCAAGGAGTCTTCGTCCTCTGATTCTAACGCGAGCAGCATCAGCAGCAACAAAGAAATATCACAGGTTTCTCCTCGGACACCCAAGCAGCTGCTTTTTGAGTGTGCTGGTGCACTCTCAGAGGGAAATGTCGAAGAAGCATCAACAATGATAAATGAGCTCCGACAGATGGTATCAATTCAAGGAGATCCTACACAAAGGATTGCGGCTtacatggtggaaggcctagcAGCTCGCGTGGCTTCCTCAGGAAAATTTCTTTACAAGTCTTTGAAATGCAAGGAACCGCCGTCCTCTTATCTCCTTGCAGCCATGCAAATCCTTTTTGAGGTGTGTCCTTGCTTTAAATTTGGATTTATGGCAGCAAATGGAGCCATCATAGAGGCATGCAAAGATGAAAAGAGAGTTCACATCATAGATTTTGACATAAACCAGGGGAACCAATACATAACCCTCATACAAACACTTTCGAGTCTGCCAGGTAAGCCACCACACTTGAAGTTAACAGGGGTGGATGATCCCGAGACAGTTCAGCGTCATGTTGGAGGCCTAAAGATCATTGGACAAAGGCTTGAGAAGCTAGCAGAAGCACTGAAAGTTCCATTCGAGTTTCATGCAGTAGCCTCGAGGACTTCAATCGTCAATACCTCAATGCTCGGCTGCAGGCCTGGGGAAGCACTTGTGGTTAACTTTGCTTTTCAGCTTCACCACATGCCAGACGAAAGTGTTTCAACAGTTAACCAGAGGGACCAGCTTCTTCGGATGGTGAAGAGCTTGAGGCCAAAACTCGTTACAGTTGTAGAACAAGACATGAACACCAATACGACCCCTTTTCTCCCAAGATTTGTTGAAGCCTACAACTATTACTCTGCTGTTTTTGATTCCCTTGATGCAGCTCTCCCCCGGGAGAGTCAGGATAGGATGAATGTTGAAAGGCAGTGTCTGGCACGGGACATAGTGAACATTGTAGCGTGCGAAGGAGAGGAAAGAATAGAGCGGTATGAGGTAGCTGGGAAGTGGAGGGCAAGGATGACCATGGCAGGATTTACTTCATGTCCTATGAGCACCAGTGTGACTGATTCGATTCGGGATCTTAGCAGACGGTACAGTGAGAGGTACAAGGTGAAGGAGGAGGCGGGGGCGCTTCATTTCGGATGGgaagaaaaaaacttgattGTTGCTTCAGCGTGGAGGTGA
- the LOC103407439 gene encoding scarecrow-like protein 1 isoform X2, protein MSLVRPSELSTSYRNPNFYSLKGSNDSSSLSTQIFGSDKHKVVYSDDPYSTESYEKYFLDSPMEEDTHPSNSGVSGSSTNPQDYLESQSPDADSFDEDKMRLKLKELERALLDDNADEDDGEINCSSQSMEVDELFHDSPKESSSSDSNASSISSNKEISQVSPRTPKQLLFECAGALSEGNVEEASTMINELRQMVSIQGDPTQRIAAYMVEGLAARVASSGKFLYKSLKCKEPPSSYLLAAMQILFEVCPCFKFGFMAANGAIIEACKDEKRVHIIDFDINQGNQYITLIQTLSSLPGKPPHLKLTGVDDPETVQRHVGGLKIIGQRLEKLAEALKVPFEFHAVASRTSIVNTSMLGCRPGEALVVNFAFQLHHMPDESVSTVNQRDQLLRMVKSLRPKLVTVVEQDMNTNTTPFLPRFVEAYNYYSAVFDSLDAALPRESQDRMNVERQCLARDIVNIVACEGEERIERYEVAGKWRARMTMAGFTSCPMSTSVTDSIRDLSRRYSERYKVKEEAGALHFGWEEKNLIVASAWR, encoded by the exons ATGTCTTTAGTTCGGCCATCAGAGCTCTCCACATCGTACAGAAATCCTAATTTCTACTCTCTAAAGGGCAGCAATGATAGTTCCAGCTTGTCAACTCAAATATTTGGCTCTGATAAGCACAAGGTGGTGTATTCGGATGATCCTTACAGCACTGAGAGTTACGAGAAGTACTTCCTTGACTCCCCAATGGAAGAAGATACACATCCATCCAACTCAGGCGTTTCTGGGAGTTCGACTAACCCACAAG ATTACTTAGAGAGTCAAAGCCCCGATGCGGATAGCTTTGATGAAGATAAAATGAGATTGAAGCTTAAAGAATTGGAGAGAGCACTCCTTGATGACAACGCAGATGAAGACGATGGGGAGATAAATTGCAGTAGTCAAAGCATGGAAGTGGATGAATTGTTCCATGACTCACCCAAGGAGTCTTCGTCCTCTGATTCTAACGCGAGCAGCATCAGCAGCAACAAAGAAATATCACAGGTTTCTCCTCGGACACCCAAGCAGCTGCTTTTTGAGTGTGCTGGTGCACTCTCAGAGGGAAATGTCGAAGAAGCATCAACAATGATAAATGAGCTCCGACAGATGGTATCAATTCAAGGAGATCCTACACAAAGGATTGCGGCTtacatggtggaaggcctagcAGCTCGCGTGGCTTCCTCAGGAAAATTTCTTTACAAGTCTTTGAAATGCAAGGAACCGCCGTCCTCTTATCTCCTTGCAGCCATGCAAATCCTTTTTGAGGTGTGTCCTTGCTTTAAATTTGGATTTATGGCAGCAAATGGAGCCATCATAGAGGCATGCAAAGATGAAAAGAGAGTTCACATCATAGATTTTGACATAAACCAGGGGAACCAATACATAACCCTCATACAAACACTTTCGAGTCTGCCAGGTAAGCCACCACACTTGAAGTTAACAGGGGTGGATGATCCCGAGACAGTTCAGCGTCATGTTGGAGGCCTAAAGATCATTGGACAAAGGCTTGAGAAGCTAGCAGAAGCACTGAAAGTTCCATTCGAGTTTCATGCAGTAGCCTCGAGGACTTCAATCGTCAATACCTCAATGCTCGGCTGCAGGCCTGGGGAAGCACTTGTGGTTAACTTTGCTTTTCAGCTTCACCACATGCCAGACGAAAGTGTTTCAACAGTTAACCAGAGGGACCAGCTTCTTCGGATGGTGAAGAGCTTGAGGCCAAAACTCGTTACAGTTGTAGAACAAGACATGAACACCAATACGACCCCTTTTCTCCCAAGATTTGTTGAAGCCTACAACTATTACTCTGCTGTTTTTGATTCCCTTGATGCAGCTCTCCCCCGGGAGAGTCAGGATAGGATGAATGTTGAAAGGCAGTGTCTGGCACGGGACATAGTGAACATTGTAGCGTGCGAAGGAGAGGAAAGAATAGAGCGGTATGAGGTAGCTGGGAAGTGGAGGGCAAGGATGACCATGGCAGGATTTACTTCATGTCCTATGAGCACCAGTGTGACTGATTCGATTCGGGATCTTAGCAGACGGTACAGTGAGAGGTACAAGGTGAAGGAGGAGGCGGGGGCGCTTCATTTCGGATGGgaagaaaaaaacttgattGTTGCTTCAGCGTGGAGGTGA